The genomic segment ATctaattcaatttcaaattcAATACAATCCAATTGTAAAtgaatatctaattttttaatattgGATCACACCCTATCACAACTCATCAAATGGGAAAACGGGCCTAGTTTCCCGCCATCCCATCTGTTCTCTTCGATTAATTCTTCCTCGTGGTATAATCACTTGCATAATGAAATTTTGCTTCTAATCCCTATTATTACAGGGAAAAGAAAAGGCTCGACAAAAGAAGGGCTAAGTTGATACCACGAGATAATTCCTCTCTACAAGAAGAGTGAGGTGTAATATTCTTATATAGATAGCATTGGACACTAAATGTGATGTAAAAATAGTCTACgcttattttcatgtatatattcCTATTAATGCTAAAGTATTAAGTAGTAGTAATCCCTATTCAAGTGGTGTTGTATTATTTCCGGCGACTGCTTCTTTGATATCGAACActtgaaagaaagaaaagaaaaaaaaagaaaaaaaaaaagatgaggcCAAGGGGTGAGAAGTGAACCAAAAAAGGTAAAAAGAATTTCTGTACAAAGTGATGATGGGTAGCCAATATCTCACAAACCCCCCGTAGCCCACAGTTTCAGTCCAACAATTTGTACTGAACCGAGGGATGTGCTCAAGTTGGCAAAATGAGCTCAATAGGAACCAGGGGAAGTTGCTAGCTGCAGCCAAGTGTCTTCTCCGATGTCTCCTCCCTTCTTACTGACAACGGAGAATAGCTCTCATGTTAGAAGCTCGTGGCGGAATCCTACCGACAATGATGAATGGCTCACCATTGTTGACAAAGTAAAACCAGAATTTCTTTCTAGTAAAAAAACAATGCCAATGCCGAATTTATACATATTAGGAAGTTTCCCAAGCTGCAGAACAGCATGCTGGTGAAATTGGGAAATTCACCCTCTCCAGTACTACCCATCGTCGTCTGAATTCTCAGAACATTCTTCAATCGCTTCAGCGGTCATAAGAGCAGCCACAGCCTTGTGGATTGCTACATCTGCTCTGTAAACCATTCTCTGAGCTCTTTCTCTCTTAAGCTTAGCTATGTTAATTGCATGTTGAGCAGCGCCAGATGCATCACGCAATCTGAACTCGTCAAGATCTGGACCATCAAACTGCTCAATGATGTGCCTCTGAGATCTCTCTGGGTGGAAATGCTGTGGACTCTGCCACTCGGAATAACCCATATTCCACTGATGTTCATTAGGCGAAAATACATTCCTGAACTTCTTTGACTTTCTCTTGTGAAATCTTTGAAAATGATTTCTCTCAAGCCCATCGTTAATCATTGACATGCTAACTGCATCCCGTGGAAAAAATATCCCAGGAGATGATGTCTGAGGCAATGGGGAATCATCTAAAGAGTCATAATTATGGCCCGGATATACAAACTTCTCATCCCCAAAAGAAAACCCATTCAGTCTCCTTCCTGCAGAAGCATAGAATATAAGAGTAATGCAATGCAAGCAAAATGAGACTAAATTGAATAGTTTTGTGATATGCAGAAAATTAAGGGACTTACCAAAAGCATGGTAACCATCCTGATCACCAAATGTGGCATTGTTTTGCCCAGAAACTGAGAGCTTCTTGTGCGACCTCTGTTTTGATCCCTTATTTGGAACTTCCAAACCACGAGGTTTCATACAGAAAGCAAACATGGGTGGCTTCTCAATTAGTTCAAATCTCTCCTGGCATCCATTAGGAAAGTTGCTATGGATTTTGGTCATTGCTAACTCCCACTCTCTCACTTCTTGCTGGTACCTTTCCCACAAGGGCGGCTGAATAACCAAACAAGTACATTAATGTAAACTTCAAATTTCAATAGAATAACAGAGACAAAAAGTAGGGCATCCATCATCAATAAGTTTGAATAGGAATTGATAAACAACAAGCTACAGAATTGATCATGGTTGAGATCGATGATGGTgccaaaatttttatttttatgttcttATTTGCCAGTTCTAACTATTTAAAGAACTCCAACTGCCAACCACAGAAACCGTCAATGTTTTTTCATCAAAATACATTATTCAAACTTGAATATCAATTAGAGAAATAAATATACCGATCTTACAAATACGTTGGTTTTTCAAGTTTCAAAGAATATTCATGCATGTTATATCAGTTTATAACTCATTGAAAGTGATGACATTATAGATGAAAGACAAATTATTCAGAAAGTACCTGTAGATGCCTAATTAACGGCATtccattcttcttccttttcagcCGCCAATGCTCATAAATGACTTTAATTACATCCATGGGCCCAACTCCAGCCATGAGCTCTTCTATTTCATCTGATGTCAGCAGGTCCCGCTGTTGAGAATATGCAGCCTTCTCAAACATGTCCATAATTTTCTCAAACATCTCTTCAGAGATCTTTCCTGAACTGCCATCATCAAATTCTGAAGACTTTTGGGTGTTCAGAATCCACTGTTCATCATCACTATCCATGTCATATAAAATATGTGATGGATTCAAAGCCATCTCAACATCTGATTCAACCTGTCTAAAGTATTTAGAAGAACTGCGAGGAAATGCTATTTCTGTTCCATTATCGTCTCCTTCATCAATCAAACGAACACCAGGAATAGGAATGTTTTTCATCGAAGCAGCTCGAATGTTCCGATTGTAACATTCTTCGTGCATCTCTTTGAAAAGAGCCCATTGGCTCCTATCCTGAAACTCCAAAATCCAATCCTTTCCTCCTTTCCACATCATAGCATGTGTGTAACGGTTTGTTGACCCAGGCTGCAAAAACTGATGTGCCTTGTAGGAGTACTTCGTTATCCCTGATACCTTAACAGCAAGCTTCCACTCATTATGATTAAAAAGCTCCAGCACAACCAGTGCCCCAGATTCCCTCCATCCTCTGTCACCAACAGTAATTAGAATATTTACATCACAAGATAACAACTCCAAATTTCTCTGTGAACTTTTGGAAACATATGTTGACCTCTTATCATTAGCTTTCCTAATTCGTTTAGAAGGAAGACTTTTCTGTATACTTTTTTGCTTGGGACTGAATTCAGAACCCCCAAACGGCAATGAATATGAGACCTGGGTTCGAGGCTTCCTAGGTCCATTGCCAAAACCATTATAGACAGTGCCAGCCATCCCATCAGACCAACCATGTGAGGGATATCCTAATAATGCACTGTGTTTATTTCGATGCCACGTGCTTCTAGGAGCAGTGGGGTTGGGGCTGGGGAAGATGCTAGCATTTGCACTCCAAGGAAGATCTGTAGACTGCTGAGCACCATGTAACTCTCCAATATGAGACTTCTCCAACTGGTTAAATGGTGGGATTTCAACACTGAGACCATTCAAAAAAGATTGAGATCCAGTCTCATACTTATCTTTGTCAACCAAAGTCCTTGAAGATAAAGCACACTGATCTGGCACTAGATGTCGGCTTTGCCATGCATGTGGCTGAATAGTTGCCACATTAGCATCACCATTGTGGCAAGACTGAGAGAATTTTAACCTATTCCCACTACTGCAAACTGAAGGACCAGTGCTTAGCTCCGGCCTTGCAGAGGAGAAGCATCCATCAGAAGCAACCTCCGTCAAAAGAGTATTCATATTATTATCCTCAATAGTGAATTCTGAACCTTTATTTGAGCATTCTTCTATACTAGAGCTGTCATCCATCAACATACTGCCAGAATTTTCTAGAAGTTCTACTGAATCATGCTCACGGAAGCTCAACCGAGCCAGAGAACGCTCCATTAGCAGCTTGCGATGCAAACTAAGAAAGAAGGTAGGGGCAGCAGTAAAAGAAAGAGCAAGTGGAGGAAGCTTTTTGTACATCTCATCAGAATTAGGACTGATGTCCATAAAAGCAGACTCCCTGGAGAGACCCATGAAACTTATTCCCTGCCTACACCTCTTCTGTGCACCCTAGTTAGTCACAAAATTTACAAAAGTCAATGCCACTTACAATATAGAATTTACAAGAACGGACTACAAGACCAAATCTAATAAATGTAACCTCCTTATTTAAAAATTGATTGCAGTACGACCCAACCACAAATATGTAAATCAGATAAAAGTATGATTATATAATCTATGCATAATCTGATAAACAACTACATAAGATATGTATCTGAAATTACAAAACCCTATCACCACCTAAGGTTATTTAAAGATTAAAATATATCAAAGATACCTCGGTTGAACTTGGCTGCCCCCGTACTTGAGAAAGAGAAGAATGGTTTGCTCTACTCTGAAGCTTCTGAATATTATTGTAAGTGCATTCAGACAGAGGTAGTTGCTTATTGAGTAAACAATGCCTCCTGAGTTTCCAGTCCAGGTACATCCACTTTGAATTTTCCAACTCAAAAAAGTTGTAAAATGCAAACACAAGCTGCTTCTTAAGACGCTGACAACATGTTAGCTTGAACCTGATTGAAGTTACTGGCAATTGCAACTCAACAAATTTCTCATGTTCGGTAGGTTGGCGAAATGTACCCAATACCAGAAAAACAAAGGCTAATACCTGCTTCAAACAGCCCTCAAACAATAGAAACCTTAATCCAACTACATTATCCACAAAAAGCATCTCCAAATGAACCTGTGGCCATGTGATCATCACTGCACCATAATGAAGCAGCATTGCAGCATGAAACAACCAAAAGTTATCCACTCCTAAGGAGTGATACAGAATAGGAACCAACGGAAAGCCTATATCAAACTTGAACTTCCCAAACACAATCTCTGGAAGCAATAATTTAAACACACCAGCATCGTCAACAGACCACAATGGCCCACCTTGGTCCAACCTTCCAACAAATACATCCTGCTTTTCAAAATCCCCAATTTCATCAAAAATGGGAGCAGAGGAGGTAACAGGAACAAATGCACTTCTCCACAAATGATTCTTCTCCCATCTACGAGATAATTCTACGCCAGTCTTGCGGAACCGCCTCCTAAAATAAACAATAGGCCTTTTACTGTCTTTGGGGCAAGTGATGCTTTCTGAGGCAGAATCCTCCATTGCATCATCAGCACATTCGTTGGTCAAATTTGAACTTCTgggtatattttttttatccCTTCTCCTATTACCACTATCTATAGAACCATGCATAGAGACAGATTCTTTAGACAATCGAGCTAGCACTGGCTTCATAGATGAATCAGATGTCTTCTGTTTCTTAAAAGCTCGGAAAGGAGATTTGACCCGCCGTGTGGATCGAGCCAGCCAAGAAATAATGGGCTCCGAGTCCATATAGCTACTGCCTATACAGCTACCATCTTGCATGAGTAAATCCCTTTTCTCCTTATCTTTTCTGGGCTTCAGGCTTCTTTTTATCTGATCAGAACTTTTATCTTTGCCTGTTGATTTTCTGCACTCAGCCTTACCAGGAACTTCACTAGGAAGTAGCAAGAGTTTGAATCTCTCGTGTTGAAGGTCAATCCATTCCTCATCACGGTCATCATATTTAACATGATGAAGTTTCCTTTCTTCGTCATAGTCATTTACAAGACCATAATACCAACTCTGGTCTAAAGGCCAAAAAACCTTGATTCTCCGGTTCAATACCCAATAAGCATCCAAGTCCCTggaaaaaaattcataaaaatgtcGTCTTTTTCTGGAATGTCCTTTCTCTTTGCGTTGTTTCCTTGGCCTCAACACTCTGCCAGCAGTATCATTTGATGGAGATTCAGAGCCAGAGAGAGACTTTGATCTACTTCTAACAAAATCATGATCGGAAGATAAAAGAAATGACAACTCATCCACAGATGTCAGTGCAGTTGCCTTGTTGCTTAATGAAAACACAGTGCAGTTAGGATCAAACCGCGACGAAAGCATCATTGCTGCATTTTCTTCAAGATTCTCCTCATCTTCTTGAGTAGTATTGTGTGTTGTAGAAGGTTTGTCGCTCAAGGGCTCTGCTTCCTTCACGACATCTTCACTGTCTGGTGCAAATTTTTTAGTTTCACGTCGTTTCCTCCGTGATTTTTTTAGAGACAAATGGCCATTATTTACAACAGAATGACTCACCCGCTCATCTACTTCCTCTGCATGCCTAGTTGAGTTTGACTCACTACTTCTGTTTTCCTTGAAATCATTAAAACCATTTTTCCTTTTGACCTTCTTCCAGGACTCAACCTGACTTCCAGATTCATCCCCATTTGAATTACTTTTCTGAACAACAAGGTCCACTTTACTTGCAGACTGGCCTTCTTGCTTCGACAACTGACCACCTTCAAATTTCTTCCGCCCCACAAAACCTCGTTTGCGCCTAGGGACTTGAATGACATTATCAAGAGATGAAATGCTATTAAACCCAATACTACCGTTCAAGTTCTGATCTCTCTCCAACTTCAAGTTCTTCGAGTCATGCAAACCAGAGGAACTCAACCTGCTATGAAAAACACCATCTAAACGTTTCTCGCCATATCTGCTAATACTCTTTAAACTACTGAGAGACACCTCTTTTTtactctttttcttcttcttgtcccTGTTCTCATCACCCTCATCTCCAGTAGCCTTTCTCTTCAATTTCTTATTTTCAACGTCTTTCGAAAGTCTAGCTCTATACAAACTCTTAAGATCCAAAGATCTCGATTGCTTGGGGACTTCGGTGCCATGTGAGGTTTCTATTCTACTTTCCATCAACAACCCCTCAATCCAAAACCCCGAatcaaaacccagaaattttcacATTCCATCGTACCAGCCTCTG from the Humulus lupulus chromosome X, drHumLupu1.1, whole genome shotgun sequence genome contains:
- the LOC133803780 gene encoding uncharacterized protein LOC133803780, whose translation is MESRIETSHGTEVPKQSRSLDLKSLYRARLSKDVENKKLKRKATGDEGDENRDKKKKKSKKEVSLSSLKSISRYGEKRLDGVFHSRLSSSGLHDSKNLKLERDQNLNGSIGFNSISSLDNVIQVPRRKRGFVGRKKFEGGQLSKQEGQSASKVDLVVQKSNSNGDESGSQVESWKKVKRKNGFNDFKENRSSESNSTRHAEEVDERVSHSVVNNGHLSLKKSRRKRRETKKFAPDSEDVVKEAEPLSDKPSTTHNTTQEDEENLEENAAMMLSSRFDPNCTVFSLSNKATALTSVDELSFLLSSDHDFVRSRSKSLSGSESPSNDTAGRVLRPRKQRKEKGHSRKRRHFYEFFSRDLDAYWVLNRRIKVFWPLDQSWYYGLVNDYDEERKLHHVKYDDRDEEWIDLQHERFKLLLLPSEVPGKAECRKSTGKDKSSDQIKRSLKPRKDKEKRDLLMQDGSCIGSSYMDSEPIISWLARSTRRVKSPFRAFKKQKTSDSSMKPVLARLSKESVSMHGSIDSGNRRRDKKNIPRSSNLTNECADDAMEDSASESITCPKDSKRPIVYFRRRFRKTGVELSRRWEKNHLWRSAFVPVTSSAPIFDEIGDFEKQDVFVGRLDQGGPLWSVDDAGVFKLLLPEIVFGKFKFDIGFPLVPILYHSLGVDNFWLFHAAMLLHYGAVMITWPQVHLEMLFVDNVVGLRFLLFEGCLKQVLAFVFLVLGTFRQPTEHEKFVELQLPVTSIRFKLTCCQRLKKQLVFAFYNFFELENSKWMYLDWKLRRHCLLNKQLPLSECTYNNIQKLQSRANHSSLSQVRGQPSSTEGAQKRCRQGISFMGLSRESAFMDISPNSDEMYKKLPPLALSFTAAPTFFLSLHRKLLMERSLARLSFREHDSVELLENSGSMLMDDSSSIEECSNKGSEFTIEDNNMNTLLTEVASDGCFSSARPELSTGPSVCSSGNRLKFSQSCHNGDANVATIQPHAWQSRHLVPDQCALSSRTLVDKDKYETGSQSFLNGLSVEIPPFNQLEKSHIGELHGAQQSTDLPWSANASIFPSPNPTAPRSTWHRNKHSALLGYPSHGWSDGMAGTVYNGFGNGPRKPRTQVSYSLPFGGSEFSPKQKSIQKSLPSKRIRKANDKRSTYVSKSSQRNLELLSCDVNILITVGDRGWRESGALVVLELFNHNEWKLAVKVSGITKYSYKAHQFLQPGSTNRYTHAMMWKGGKDWILEFQDRSQWALFKEMHEECYNRNIRAASMKNIPIPGVRLIDEGDDNGTEIAFPRSSSKYFRQVESDVEMALNPSHILYDMDSDDEQWILNTQKSSEFDDGSSGKISEEMFEKIMDMFEKAAYSQQRDLLTSDEIEELMAGVGPMDVIKVIYEHWRLKRKKNGMPLIRHLQPPLWERYQQEVREWELAMTKIHSNFPNGCQERFELIEKPPMFAFCMKPRGLEVPNKGSKQRSHKKLSVSGQNNATFGDQDGYHAFGRRLNGFSFGDEKFVYPGHNYDSLDDSPLPQTSSPGIFFPRDAVSMSMINDGLERNHFQRFHKRKSKKFRNVFSPNEHQWNMGYSEWQSPQHFHPERSQRHIIEQFDGPDLDEFRLRDASGAAQHAINIAKLKRERAQRMVYRADVAIHKAVAALMTAEAIEECSENSDDDG